One genomic window of Candoia aspera isolate rCanAsp1 chromosome 12, rCanAsp1.hap2, whole genome shotgun sequence includes the following:
- the IL1RAPL2 gene encoding X-linked interleukin-1 receptor accessory protein-like 2 — translation MARAAATSKRKMEMKMKDFWRSSDNKEYDAYLSYTKVDPDTLDCENREEEQFALEILPDVLEKQYGYKLFIPDRDLIPTGTYLEDLARCIEQSRRLLIVLTPDYILRRGWSIFEMENRLHNMLISGEIKVIFIECPELKGKVNYQEVESLKHSIKLFSVIKWNGPKSSKLNSKFWKHLLYEMPVKKREVLTRRQVLDSAEQGLFGDLQTVPSIAVTDTSATSVSSQADLGDYQPANMAQMRHYCRGYEYNMQSATLPLAAISSNHHAYCNIPLTLLNGQLPLNSSMKDVQEFHRNPPLLPLSTRELSFTSDIW, via the exons ATGGCCAGAGCAGCAGCAACCAGTAAAAGGAAGATGGAGATGAAGATGAAGGACTTTTGGAGATCATCTG ACAACAAGGAATATGATGCCTATCTGTCTTACACAAAAGTCGATCCTGACACATTAGACTGTGAAAACAGGGAGGAAGAACAATTTGCCCTTGAAATCTTGCCAGATGTTCTGGAGAAGCAGTATGGATATAAGCTCTTCATTCCAGACCGGGACCTGATTCCTACTGGGA CATATCTAGAAGATCTTGCAAGATGTATAGAACAAAGCCGCAGGCTTCTTATTGTCCTCACACCGGATTATATACTCAGACGAGGGTGGAGTATTTTTGAGATGGAAAACAGACTCCATAACATGCTCATCAGTGGAGAAATCAAAGTGATTTTCATCGAATGTCCCGAATTAAAAGGTAAAGTCAATTACCAAGAAGTGGAATCTTTAAAGCACAGCATTAAACTGTTCTCAGTCATCAAGTGGAATGGACCGAAAAGTAGCAAGCTGAATTCTAAGTTTTGGAAACATTTGCTCTATGAGATGCCGGTAAAGAAAAGAGAAGTTTTGACGCGGCGCCAAGTTCTGGATTCTGCTGAACAGGGTCTCTTTGGTGATCTCCAAACAGTGCCTTCCATTGCCGTGACAGATACTTCTGccacttcagtttcatctcagGCAGATTTGGGAGATTATCAGCCAGCCAATATGGCACAGATGAGACATTACTGCAGAGGATATGAGTACAACATGCAGTCTGCAACGTTGCCACTAGCTGCCATAAGCAGTAATCACCACGCTTATTGTAACATACCCCTGACGCTTCTCAATGGACAGCTACCTCTTAACAGCAGCATGAAAGATGTTCAAGAATTTCACAGGAACCCTCCTCTACTCCCCTTGTCAACAAGGGAGCTCAGTTTCACCAGCGATATATGGTAG